One part of the Streptomyces nigra genome encodes these proteins:
- a CDS encoding PP2C family protein-serine/threonine phosphatase — protein sequence MNDTGGEVLTGSAPAPPPPTRSLSELERLALLADTTAQLISNHDVDVSLRRVVQLVLPRLADWAVIDLITDKGDVARHLVVQAGPNGLSLREDLQGPMPPVSAASPMPLSRALRGVASNLAGPETYQGVPDTGIAVEQRRLFRVAGIKTAAIAPIRGPHEVLGAITLGRSDRPQGFTTADLSLLRDIGRRIGLALENARHFQRQRQVAETMQRYLLPQLPRLPGVEMTARYLSAPDASYVGGDWYDAFPLPFGDTALVIGDVVGHDLDAAAGMAQLRNMLRAFTWSQDRPTHHTIQHLNEAMTRITDVRMTTMILARLALDAAGTWTLRWSSAGHPPPLLVGRDGLTRFLTEANGMLLGMPAPSPRPRTEARLTLPAQSTLVLYTDGLVESRRQPLDDGLESLRRHAASLVHRDVDDFADQLLQRVRPHDNDDDVALLVLRLPS from the coding sequence ATGAACGACACCGGCGGAGAAGTCCTAACCGGCTCCGCACCCGCGCCGCCCCCGCCCACCCGCTCGCTGTCCGAACTGGAGCGGCTGGCCCTTCTGGCCGACACCACGGCCCAGCTCATCTCCAACCACGACGTCGACGTGTCCCTGCGCCGGGTGGTCCAACTGGTCCTGCCGCGGCTCGCCGACTGGGCCGTCATCGACCTGATCACCGACAAGGGCGACGTGGCCCGGCACCTGGTCGTCCAGGCCGGACCGAACGGCCTCTCCCTGCGTGAGGACCTGCAGGGCCCCATGCCCCCCGTCTCCGCGGCCTCACCCATGCCGCTCTCCCGGGCCCTGCGCGGCGTGGCCTCCAACCTCGCCGGACCCGAGACCTACCAGGGCGTGCCCGACACCGGCATCGCCGTCGAGCAGCGCCGGCTGTTCCGGGTGGCCGGCATCAAGACCGCCGCCATAGCGCCCATCCGCGGCCCGCACGAGGTCCTGGGCGCCATCACCCTCGGCCGCTCCGACCGGCCCCAGGGCTTCACCACCGCCGACCTCTCCCTGCTCCGGGACATAGGGCGGCGCATCGGACTCGCCCTGGAGAACGCCCGCCACTTCCAGCGCCAGCGCCAGGTCGCCGAGACCATGCAGCGCTATCTGCTGCCCCAACTGCCGCGTCTGCCGGGCGTGGAGATGACCGCGCGCTATCTCTCGGCCCCCGACGCCTCCTATGTCGGCGGCGACTGGTACGACGCCTTCCCGCTGCCCTTCGGGGACACGGCCCTGGTCATCGGCGACGTCGTCGGCCACGACCTGGATGCGGCCGCCGGCATGGCCCAACTGCGCAACATGCTCCGCGCGTTCACCTGGTCCCAGGACCGGCCCACCCACCACACGATCCAGCACCTCAACGAGGCCATGACCCGGATCACCGACGTCCGGATGACGACGATGATCCTCGCCCGGCTGGCCCTCGACGCCGCCGGCACCTGGACGCTGCGCTGGAGCAGCGCCGGCCACCCGCCACCCCTCCTCGTCGGCCGCGACGGCCTGACCCGCTTCCTCACCGAGGCCAACGGCATGCTCCTCGGCATGCCGGCCCCGTCACCGCGGCCGAGAACCGAGGCCCGGCTGACCCTCCCCGCACAGTCCACCCTCGTGCTCTACACCGACGGCCTCGTCGAGTCCCGCCGACAGCCGCTGGACGACGGCTTGGAATCCCTGCGCAGGCACGCCGCCTCACTGGTCCACCGCGACGTGGACGACTTCGCCGACCAGCTGCTGCAACGCGTCCGGCCCCACGACAACGACGACGACGTCGCCCTGCTCGTCCTGCGTCTGCCGTCCTGA
- a CDS encoding DUF1062 domain-containing protein codes for MLQTWVVAPTCLPHVLRRCPCGSPRSRPSGAFRVNAHHKLLDAWLLVLCDSCGRTAKLTVLERADVRSIPAALLDRLHANDVGLIAELLQDPVVRRRNRVALDWEGAWRLDTGDPAPSDADADVLDVTVRFAARIPVRPERLIAEGCALGRAEVGRLIEEGSLVSAVRLTGTVSDDFTFTLKR; via the coding sequence GTGCTCCAGACCTGGGTGGTCGCACCCACCTGCCTTCCGCATGTCCTCCGCCGTTGCCCCTGCGGATCCCCGCGCTCCCGGCCGAGCGGCGCGTTCCGTGTCAACGCGCACCACAAGCTCCTCGACGCCTGGCTCCTCGTGCTCTGCGACTCCTGCGGCCGCACCGCGAAACTCACCGTCCTGGAGCGGGCCGACGTGCGCTCCATACCGGCGGCCCTGCTGGACCGCCTGCACGCCAACGACGTCGGCCTGATCGCCGAGTTGCTCCAGGACCCGGTCGTACGGCGCCGCAACCGCGTCGCCCTCGACTGGGAGGGCGCCTGGCGCCTCGACACGGGTGATCCGGCGCCTTCCGACGCCGACGCCGACGTACTCGATGTGACGGTCCGCTTCGCGGCCCGTATCCCCGTCCGTCCGGAACGGCTGATCGCCGAGGGCTGCGCCCTCGGCAGAGCCGAGGTCGGACGGCTCATCGAGGAGGGGAGCCTCGTCTCCGCCGTCCGCCTGACGGGGACGGTCTCGGACGACTTCACGTTCACGCTGAAGCGCTGA
- a CDS encoding ferredoxin reductase family protein, producing the protein MWAFVLVNVVIVESLFIASGSGKNDVLTVAKFFGLHAALLMFCQLLLVARLPWLDRRIGMDRLTVWHRWVGFTLLWTVLTHATLVVLGFATLDDTSMAKTFVALSGVPASLLGMLAAAVILVIAVVSTRPLRRRLPYEVWHGLHLTLYVALGLAFVHQLQETTTFTSSAFATAYWWIMWLFAFGALLTGRLVLPLWRNAYHRFTVSAVVPESDNVVSVYVTGRHLDRLPARAGQFCIWRFPGHHNWWLANPFSLSAAPDGRGLRLTAKAVGTTSAGLRNIPVGSRAFVEGPYGAFTSLHRTRPGALLIAGGVGITPVRSMLEESTTGDVVVLYRVRSEADAVLLPEVRQLVEQRGGRLHLLTGRTGESAAPPFGAQSLHHLVPDVLERDVYVCGPPAMTTAVLAGLRELRVPAHQVHAEKFGLA; encoded by the coding sequence ATGTGGGCGTTCGTCCTCGTCAACGTCGTGATCGTCGAGTCGCTGTTCATCGCCTCCGGCTCCGGAAAGAACGACGTGCTCACCGTCGCCAAGTTCTTCGGACTGCACGCCGCCCTGCTGATGTTCTGCCAACTGCTCCTCGTGGCCCGCCTCCCCTGGCTGGACCGCCGGATCGGCATGGACCGCCTCACCGTCTGGCACCGCTGGGTCGGCTTCACCCTGCTGTGGACCGTCCTCACCCACGCCACCCTCGTCGTCCTCGGCTTCGCCACCCTCGACGACACCTCCATGGCCAAGACGTTCGTCGCGCTCAGCGGCGTCCCGGCCTCCCTGCTCGGCATGCTCGCCGCGGCCGTCATCCTCGTGATCGCCGTCGTCTCCACCCGGCCCCTGCGTCGCCGCCTGCCGTACGAGGTCTGGCACGGACTGCACCTCACGCTGTACGTCGCCCTCGGCCTGGCGTTCGTGCACCAGCTGCAGGAGACGACGACCTTCACCTCCTCCGCGTTCGCCACCGCCTACTGGTGGATCATGTGGCTGTTCGCCTTCGGCGCGCTGCTGACCGGACGCCTCGTCCTGCCGCTGTGGCGCAACGCCTACCACCGCTTCACCGTGTCGGCCGTCGTCCCCGAGTCCGACAACGTCGTGTCCGTCTACGTCACCGGCCGCCACCTCGACAGACTCCCCGCCCGCGCCGGTCAGTTCTGCATCTGGCGGTTCCCGGGACACCACAACTGGTGGCTCGCCAACCCCTTCTCCCTCTCCGCCGCCCCCGACGGACGCGGACTGCGCCTCACCGCCAAGGCGGTCGGCACCACCAGCGCCGGACTGCGCAACATCCCCGTCGGCAGCCGCGCCTTCGTCGAGGGCCCCTACGGCGCCTTCACCTCGCTGCACCGCACCCGGCCCGGCGCCCTGCTGATCGCCGGCGGCGTGGGCATCACACCGGTGCGGTCCATGCTGGAGGAGTCGACGACCGGTGATGTCGTCGTGCTGTACAGGGTGCGCAGCGAGGCCGACGCCGTCCTCCTGCCCGAGGTGCGCCAGTTGGTGGAGCAGCGCGGTGGACGACTGCACCTCCTCACAGGCCGCACCGGCGAGTCCGCGGCCCCGCCGTTCGGCGCGCAGAGCCTGCACCACCTGGTGCCGGACGTCCTCGAGCGCGACGTGTACGTCTGCGGACCGCCGGCCATGACGACCGCCGTCCTGGCCGGCCTGCGGGAGCTGCGGGTCCCCGCCCACCAGGTGCACGCCGAGAAGTTCGGTCTGGCCTGA
- a CDS encoding type III effector protein, with product MSTPDERSADGAPASFLAAETALRAMTEAVSAARTAPAGDADDAPPAPEQALAVLVLLRDVRHQLAQWEPGLIEAAREAGASWADLASPLGVASRQAAERRYLRGRPGGEGSTREERVKATRDRRAADRKVTAWARSNAGELRSLAGQIAALPDLPEAALAPLRRLANALADDDAALLLAPLTDTEPHLRDHHPRLATRIDDLTSHADRLRHDSDADRGART from the coding sequence GTGTCGACGCCCGACGAGCGGTCCGCCGATGGCGCCCCGGCGTCCTTCCTGGCGGCGGAGACGGCACTGCGCGCCATGACGGAGGCGGTGAGCGCGGCGCGGACCGCCCCGGCGGGCGACGCGGACGACGCCCCGCCCGCCCCGGAGCAGGCGCTGGCCGTCCTGGTGCTGCTGCGGGACGTGCGCCACCAGCTGGCCCAGTGGGAACCGGGCCTGATCGAGGCGGCCCGCGAGGCCGGCGCCAGCTGGGCGGATCTCGCCAGTCCGCTGGGGGTCGCCAGCCGCCAGGCCGCCGAGCGGCGCTATCTGCGCGGACGTCCTGGCGGCGAGGGCAGCACCCGGGAGGAGCGCGTCAAGGCCACGCGCGACCGGCGCGCCGCCGACCGCAAGGTGACCGCTTGGGCCCGCAGCAACGCCGGTGAGCTGCGCAGCCTCGCCGGTCAGATCGCCGCCCTACCCGATCTGCCGGAGGCCGCTCTCGCCCCGCTGCGGCGGCTCGCCAACGCCCTGGCCGACGACGACGCCGCGCTGCTGCTGGCGCCCCTCACGGACACCGAGCCGCATCTGCGCGACCACCACCCCCGGCTCGCCACCCGGATCGACGACCTCACCAGCCACGCGGACCGGCTCCGCCACGACAGCGACGCGGACCGCGGCGCGCGGACCTGA
- a CDS encoding DUF2267 domain-containing protein: MTAQLHDRRDAAMTYDALLEKVRYEGAYPTRERAQEVTLQVLAALGRQLTGDERVELAARLPLPAALEFTGQVPATRQSTGWGFVKDLARRTGTSPAVARWNTGTVFNVIGHLAGPDLVDRILDRLPEGYALLFGRPELRPRRRPEPQAA; this comes from the coding sequence ATGACCGCGCAGCTCCACGACCGCCGTGACGCCGCGATGACCTACGACGCCCTGCTGGAGAAGGTGCGCTACGAAGGCGCCTACCCCACGCGGGAACGGGCTCAGGAGGTGACGCTCCAGGTCCTCGCCGCGCTCGGCCGCCAGCTCACCGGCGACGAACGCGTCGAGCTGGCCGCCCGGCTGCCGCTGCCGGCCGCCCTGGAGTTCACCGGACAGGTGCCCGCCACCCGGCAGTCGACCGGCTGGGGCTTCGTGAAGGACCTGGCGCGCCGGACCGGCACCAGCCCCGCGGTCGCCCGCTGGAACACCGGCACCGTCTTCAACGTCATCGGCCACCTGGCCGGCCCCGATCTGGTCGACCGGATCCTCGACCGGCTTCCCGAGGGCTACGCCCTGCTGTTCGGACGCCCCGAGCTCCGGCCGCGCCGGCGCCCCGAACCGCAGGCCGCCTGA
- a CDS encoding Hsp20/alpha crystallin family protein yields the protein MLMRTDPFRELDRIAEQFLGTSGTWSRPAAMPMDAHREGDVYVIELDIPGVSPDAIDIDVEKNMLTVQAERRPSTSDHVRMELSERPLGVFSRRVMLADTLDTENIEAEYDAGVLTLRIPIAERAKPRKIVVGESSRRQELSA from the coding sequence ATGTTGATGCGCACCGACCCCTTCCGTGAGCTGGACCGGATCGCCGAGCAGTTCCTCGGGACGTCCGGGACCTGGTCGCGCCCGGCGGCGATGCCGATGGACGCCCACCGTGAAGGCGATGTCTATGTGATCGAGCTGGACATCCCCGGTGTGAGCCCGGACGCGATCGACATCGACGTCGAGAAGAACATGCTGACGGTCCAGGCCGAGCGCCGGCCGAGCACCTCGGACCACGTCCGGATGGAGCTGTCCGAGCGGCCGCTGGGCGTCTTCTCGCGCCGTGTGATGCTGGCCGACACGCTCGACACCGAGAACATCGAGGCCGAGTACGACGCCGGGGTGCTGACCCTGCGCATCCCGATCGCGGAGCGCGCCAAGCCGCGCAAGATCGTCGTCGGCGAGTCGTCGCGGCGCCAGGAGCTGTCCGCCTGA
- a CDS encoding NAD-dependent epimerase/dehydratase family protein, translating into MKTFVTGGSGYIGKATISALVRHGHTVEALARTDRSADTVHALGATPVRGGLGDLDVLNRAAARAEAVIHLAQATTGAEDLAAATALQDGIGGGAYLHTGGTWVYGDTDGVADETAAWNPPSIVAWRKPVEEAVLARARQGGRPVVIRPGLLYGGENRLIDLFYGTPGKETGAVPCIGDGGNHWPLVHIDDVAELYVAALRAEPGAEYLGVGGIDPTAKDCALAVAHAVGLDGKTVSLTLDEARAQMGPIADAFALDQQFTPARAETELGWVPAHTDPLSVLAGR; encoded by the coding sequence ATGAAGACCTTCGTCACCGGCGGATCCGGATACATCGGCAAGGCCACGATCAGCGCGCTCGTCCGCCACGGGCACACCGTGGAGGCGCTGGCCCGCACCGACCGCTCCGCCGACACCGTCCACGCCCTCGGCGCCACCCCCGTCCGCGGCGGACTGGGCGACCTCGACGTGCTGAACCGCGCCGCAGCCCGGGCCGAGGCCGTCATCCACCTCGCCCAGGCCACGACCGGCGCCGAGGACCTCGCCGCCGCCACCGCCCTGCAGGACGGCATCGGTGGTGGTGCGTACCTCCACACCGGCGGCACCTGGGTGTACGGCGACACCGACGGCGTCGCCGACGAGACCGCCGCCTGGAACCCGCCGTCCATCGTCGCCTGGCGCAAGCCCGTCGAGGAGGCCGTCCTCGCCCGCGCCCGGCAGGGCGGCCGCCCCGTCGTCATCAGGCCCGGACTCCTGTACGGCGGCGAGAACCGCCTGATCGACCTGTTCTACGGCACCCCCGGCAAGGAGACCGGAGCCGTCCCCTGCATCGGCGACGGCGGCAACCACTGGCCGCTCGTCCACATCGACGACGTCGCCGAGCTGTACGTCGCCGCGCTGCGGGCCGAACCGGGCGCCGAGTACCTGGGGGTCGGCGGCATCGACCCCACCGCGAAGGACTGCGCCCTGGCCGTCGCACACGCCGTCGGCCTCGACGGCAAGACCGTCTCGCTCACCCTGGACGAGGCCCGCGCCCAGATGGGCCCCATCGCGGACGCCTTCGCCCTGGACCAGCAGTTCACCCCCGCGCGGGCCGAGACGGAGCTCGGCTGGGTCCCGGCCCACACCGACCCGCTGTCCGTCCTCGCCGGACGGTGA
- the proP gene encoding glycine betaine/L-proline transporter ProP yields MAVSDSDLVEADTDPGAVRRHRTLFRAVKRRRNPPLRRTDITVTDEAAVKRAVKAASLGNAMEWFDFGIYSYLAVTLGHVFFPSGNDTVQLLSSFATFAVSFLVRPIGGMVFGPMGDKIGRKKVLAFTMILMAIGTFAIGLIPSYATIGFWAPVLLIFFRLVQGFSTGGEYGGASTFIAEYAPDKRRGFFGSFLEMGTLAGYVGAAGLVTILTSALGTSGMESWGWRVPFLVAGPIGLVGLYLRLKLDETPAFQKLEDESMHRASEAASSVETTATGDLRKIFREYWPTLILCICLVGAYNITDYMLLSYMPTYLSDEMGYSETHGLLVLIATMVVLMLVINQVGRLSDRVGRKPLLMAGMLGFLVLSLPSFLLVRQGSLVAVAAGMLMLGLSLVCLLGTMSATLPALFPTQVRYGSLSVGYNLSASLFGGTTPLVITALISATGSDLMPAYYAMGAALVGVIAVAFTKETARQPLAGSPPSVATAREAAEMVESQAPAPKF; encoded by the coding sequence ATGGCGGTCAGCGACTCGGACCTGGTCGAGGCCGATACCGATCCGGGGGCCGTCCGGCGTCACCGCACGCTCTTCAGGGCGGTGAAGCGGCGCCGGAACCCACCGCTTCGGCGTACGGACATCACGGTCACGGACGAGGCGGCGGTGAAACGGGCGGTCAAGGCCGCATCCCTCGGCAACGCCATGGAGTGGTTCGACTTCGGGATCTACAGCTATCTCGCGGTCACGCTCGGCCATGTCTTCTTCCCGTCCGGCAACGACACCGTGCAGCTGCTGTCGTCGTTCGCGACCTTCGCGGTGTCGTTCCTGGTCCGTCCGATCGGCGGCATGGTCTTCGGGCCGATGGGCGACAAGATCGGGCGCAAGAAGGTCCTGGCCTTCACGATGATCCTGATGGCGATCGGCACCTTCGCCATCGGCCTGATCCCGTCGTACGCCACGATCGGCTTCTGGGCGCCGGTCCTGCTGATCTTCTTCCGGCTGGTGCAGGGCTTCTCCACCGGCGGTGAGTACGGCGGCGCGTCCACGTTCATCGCCGAGTACGCGCCGGACAAGCGGCGTGGTTTCTTCGGCAGCTTCCTGGAGATGGGGACGCTCGCCGGGTACGTGGGCGCCGCCGGGCTGGTCACGATCCTGACGTCGGCGCTGGGCACCTCCGGGATGGAGTCCTGGGGCTGGCGGGTGCCGTTCCTGGTGGCCGGGCCAATCGGGCTTGTCGGGCTCTATCTGCGGCTGAAGCTGGACGAGACGCCCGCGTTCCAGAAGCTCGAGGACGAGTCGATGCACCGCGCATCCGAGGCCGCCTCCTCGGTGGAGACGACGGCCACCGGCGACCTGAGGAAGATCTTCCGCGAGTACTGGCCGACGCTGATCCTCTGCATCTGCCTGGTCGGTGCCTACAACATCACCGACTACATGCTGCTGTCGTACATGCCGACGTATCTGTCGGACGAGATGGGCTACTCCGAGACGCACGGTCTGCTCGTCCTGATCGCGACCATGGTGGTCCTGATGCTGGTCATCAACCAGGTGGGCAGGCTCAGCGACCGGGTGGGCCGAAAGCCGCTGCTGATGGCGGGGATGCTCGGCTTCCTGGTGCTGTCCCTGCCGTCGTTCCTGCTGGTCCGGCAGGGCAGCCTGGTCGCCGTGGCGGCGGGCATGCTGATGCTGGGCCTGTCGCTCGTGTGCCTGCTGGGCACCATGTCGGCGACGCTGCCCGCGCTGTTCCCGACGCAGGTCCGCTACGGCTCCCTGTCCGTCGGCTACAACCTCTCCGCGTCCCTGTTCGGCGGCACCACCCCGCTGGTCATCACGGCGCTGATCTCCGCGACGGGCAGCGATCTGATGCCCGCCTACTACGCGATGGGCGCGGCGCTGGTCGGTGTGATCGCCGTGGCGTTCACGAAGGAGACGGCGCGCCAGCCGCTCGCGGGCTCCCCTCCGTCGGTCGCGACGGCCCGTGAGGCCGCCGAGATGGTCGAGAGCCAGGCGCCGGCACCCAAGTTCTGA
- a CDS encoding TetR/AcrR family transcriptional regulator, whose protein sequence is MSDPGVAPPLAERRRTALRLETARAAVRLFASQGVTGTTGEQIAQCVGISARTLWRHFPTKESCVRPLLTAGLDAATDQLRHWPPQVPLLDYLTDSCRRGTLPSVDPAVLDLIRMTVDEPALRAVWLQAHDDALPVIAGLLAARAGTSADRLQVKVHASMVNGALRIAAEDFAAKCANGGEATADALAACLHAALRTVTDGLPY, encoded by the coding sequence ATGAGCGATCCGGGGGTCGCGCCACCGCTGGCCGAACGGCGCAGGACCGCCCTCCGGCTGGAGACGGCCCGGGCCGCCGTGCGGCTGTTCGCCAGCCAGGGGGTGACCGGCACGACCGGCGAACAGATAGCCCAGTGCGTGGGCATATCGGCCCGCACCCTGTGGCGTCACTTCCCCACCAAGGAGAGCTGCGTACGCCCGCTGCTGACCGCAGGCCTCGACGCCGCCACGGACCAGCTACGCCACTGGCCGCCCCAGGTGCCGCTGCTGGACTACCTCACCGACTCCTGCCGGCGGGGGACCCTTCCCTCCGTCGACCCGGCCGTCCTGGACCTCATCCGCATGACCGTCGACGAACCGGCGCTGCGGGCCGTCTGGTTGCAGGCCCACGACGACGCCCTGCCCGTCATCGCCGGGCTCCTCGCCGCCCGGGCCGGCACGAGCGCCGACCGGCTCCAGGTGAAGGTGCACGCCAGCATGGTCAACGGGGCCCTCCGGATCGCGGCGGAGGACTTCGCCGCGAAATGCGCCAACGGCGGTGAGGCCACGGCCGACGCGCTCGCCGCCTGCCTGCACGCGGCCCTCCGCACGGTCACCGACGGGCTCCCGTACTAG
- the lexA gene encoding transcriptional repressor LexA gives MDDTAPARRGRPPGPRTPAGELTNRQAAIVRFITETVERQGYPPSMREIGQAVSLASTSSVAHQLMALERKGVLYRDPHRPRAYQVRPSWAPDLGTTGTAPVEVPLVGRIAAGAPLLAAEMIEDVYTLPRQVVGDGDLFALTVSGDSMIEAAICDGDIVTVKRQDSADQGDIVVALLDDEATVKVLRRQDGRVWLMPRNPAYDPIPGDDARILGKVVGVLRLL, from the coding sequence ATGGACGACACTGCGCCCGCCCGCCGGGGCCGCCCCCCGGGTCCCCGCACCCCCGCGGGGGAGTTGACGAACCGCCAGGCGGCCATCGTCCGCTTCATCACCGAGACGGTCGAGCGGCAGGGCTACCCACCGTCCATGCGGGAGATCGGCCAGGCCGTCTCCCTCGCCAGCACCTCCTCCGTCGCCCACCAGCTGATGGCGCTCGAACGCAAGGGCGTCCTCTATCGCGACCCGCACCGGCCGCGCGCCTACCAGGTACGGCCCTCCTGGGCCCCCGACCTCGGCACCACCGGCACCGCCCCGGTCGAGGTGCCCCTGGTGGGCCGTATCGCAGCCGGTGCGCCCCTGCTCGCCGCGGAGATGATCGAGGACGTCTACACCCTGCCCCGCCAAGTGGTGGGCGACGGCGACCTGTTCGCCCTCACGGTGTCCGGCGACAGCATGATCGAGGCCGCGATCTGCGACGGCGACATAGTGACCGTCAAGCGGCAGGACAGCGCCGACCAGGGCGACATCGTCGTCGCCCTCCTCGACGACGAGGCCACCGTCAAGGTGCTGCGGCGACAGGACGGGCGGGTGTGGCTCATGCCGCGCAACCCCGCGTACGACCCGATCCCGGGCGACGACGCCCGCATCCTCGGCAAGGTGGTGGGCGTCCTGCGCCTGCTCTGA
- a CDS encoding lipase family protein has protein sequence MLCALAVAACLAAQAVPAAATESGPVVSRGVTIPAFYQPPATLPAADGAIVRSEPLRLALSLPGLGGRRLPGTATRLMYKSTDANGRPVAVTGAYIEPSARWKGGGPRPVVALAPGTMGQGDQCAASLGLEKPITFNGQTLSVGYEDIAVHRLLATGVAVVVTDYVGLGATDRLHTYVSRVEGGHALLDAVRAARALPQSSVTEDSPVGLYGYSQGGGASASAAELQPSYAPDVVLAGAYAGAPPADLVEVTKGIDGSALAGALGWSINGFLQNAPELRAIADAHLNAAGRKALTDLSTACVGDAILGYGFRKSTSWTTSGKSLNDIVKAEPLLQRVLDDQRIGRHTPTAPVRLATGVKDDIVPHAQARRLAADWCAKGADVTYKPIRLPNLGDGLLTNHLAPLLLDQGDAIDWLKDRLSGTPATSNCRSLPLQP, from the coding sequence ATGCTGTGCGCGCTGGCCGTCGCCGCCTGCCTCGCCGCCCAGGCCGTGCCCGCCGCGGCCACGGAATCGGGCCCCGTCGTCTCGCGGGGCGTGACCATCCCGGCCTTCTACCAGCCACCCGCCACCCTGCCCGCCGCCGACGGGGCGATCGTCCGCAGCGAGCCGCTGCGCCTGGCCCTCAGCCTGCCCGGACTCGGCGGCCGCCGGCTCCCCGGCACCGCGACCCGCCTGATGTACAAGTCGACCGACGCCAACGGCCGGCCCGTCGCGGTCACCGGCGCCTACATCGAGCCCTCGGCCCGCTGGAAGGGCGGCGGCCCGCGTCCCGTGGTCGCCCTGGCACCCGGCACGATGGGCCAGGGCGACCAGTGCGCCGCGTCCCTCGGCCTGGAGAAGCCGATCACCTTCAACGGGCAGACCCTGTCGGTGGGTTACGAGGACATCGCGGTCCACCGGCTGCTCGCCACCGGTGTCGCCGTCGTCGTCACCGACTACGTCGGACTCGGCGCCACCGACCGGTTGCACACCTACGTCAGCCGCGTCGAGGGCGGCCACGCCCTGCTCGACGCCGTCCGCGCGGCCCGCGCCCTCCCCCAGTCCTCCGTCACCGAGGACTCCCCCGTCGGTCTGTACGGCTACAGCCAGGGAGGCGGCGCCAGCGCCTCCGCCGCCGAACTCCAGCCCAGCTACGCCCCCGACGTCGTCCTGGCCGGCGCCTACGCGGGAGCGCCGCCCGCCGACCTCGTCGAGGTCACCAAGGGCATCGACGGCAGCGCACTGGCCGGTGCCCTCGGCTGGTCGATCAACGGCTTCCTGCAGAACGCGCCCGAACTGCGGGCCATCGCCGACGCCCACCTCAACGCCGCCGGCCGGAAGGCGCTGACCGACCTGTCCACGGCCTGCGTCGGGGACGCCATCCTCGGCTACGGCTTCCGCAAGAGCACCTCGTGGACCACCAGCGGCAAGTCCCTCAACGACATCGTGAAGGCCGAGCCCCTGCTCCAGCGGGTCCTGGACGACCAGCGCATCGGCCGCCACACCCCCACCGCCCCCGTGCGCCTCGCGACCGGCGTGAAGGACGACATCGTCCCGCACGCCCAGGCACGCCGACTCGCCGCCGACTGGTGCGCGAAGGGCGCCGACGTCACCTACAAGCCGATACGGCTGCCCAACCTCGGCGACGGACTGCTCACCAACCACCTGGCCCCCCTGCTCCTCGACCAGGGCGACGCCATCGACTGGCTGAAGGACCGCCTCTCCGGCACCCCGGCCACCTCCAACTGCCGGTCTCTGCCCCTCCAGCCCTGA
- a CDS encoding LysR family transcriptional regulator, translating to MDLDLRKLRYFVAVAEELHYGRAAERLHIAQPVLSRQIRSLEDDLGAEVFDRSRRGTRLTPAGRQLLEDAVPLLASAEALLRRVTTAARDTPSLTVGFMPGITVTPATTAFAERHPGVNVRLLRTSWASQVEVLRDGRADIGLVRLPVDRQGLEVRPLFQEPRVVMLPQGHPLAGRASVPVADLAAEHLLQDPDAVPEWRDVALELRDGPRPEVSVIHQVEEKLELVASGAGICVLPLSTAGFYTRPDVVPVPVRDIGPSEVALAWPATRRSRLVHDFAEAVAGTMGATEEVGAPGDRDRPGASR from the coding sequence GTGGATCTCGACCTGCGCAAGCTGCGGTACTTCGTGGCCGTGGCCGAGGAACTGCACTACGGGCGGGCCGCCGAGCGGCTGCACATCGCCCAGCCCGTGCTGTCCCGGCAGATCCGCAGCCTGGAGGACGACCTGGGCGCCGAGGTCTTCGACCGGAGCCGGCGCGGCACGCGGCTCACCCCCGCGGGCCGCCAGCTCCTGGAGGACGCCGTCCCCCTGCTCGCCTCCGCCGAGGCCCTGCTCCGGCGTGTCACCACGGCGGCCCGCGACACCCCGTCCCTCACCGTCGGCTTCATGCCCGGCATCACCGTCACCCCCGCCACGACGGCCTTCGCCGAACGGCACCCCGGGGTGAACGTCCGCCTGCTGCGCACCAGTTGGGCCAGCCAGGTGGAGGTGCTGCGCGACGGCCGCGCGGACATCGGCCTGGTCCGGCTGCCCGTCGACCGGCAGGGCCTCGAAGTACGGCCGCTGTTCCAGGAGCCCCGCGTCGTCATGCTGCCGCAGGGCCACCCCCTGGCCGGCCGCGCCTCGGTCCCCGTCGCCGACCTGGCCGCCGAACACCTGCTCCAGGACCCCGACGCCGTACCCGAGTGGCGGGACGTGGCGCTGGAGCTGCGCGACGGTCCCCGCCCGGAGGTGTCGGTCATCCACCAGGTCGAGGAGAAGCTGGAGTTGGTGGCGTCCGGCGCGGGTATCTGCGTCCTGCCGCTGTCCACCGCCGGCTTCTACACCCGGCCCGACGTCGTCCCCGTACCGGTGCGGGACATCGGGCCCAGTGAGGTGGCGCTCGCCTGGCCGGCCACCCGCCGCTCCCGCCTCGTCCACGACTTCGCCGAAGCCGTGGCGGGGACGATGGGTGCGACGGAGGAGGTGGGTGCGCCCGGCGATCGTGACCGACCCGGTGCGTCCCGGTGA